The nucleotide sequence CGCGCCCATCGCCCTGCGCATCTACGAGGGACGCAGTTGCGGCGGGCCATGCCGCGCGCGCATCTGCATCTCGGCACGTGACGGGACGGACAAACACTGCTCGCAGACCATCGACTTCCACAAGGGCACTTCTGACGGTCGCGGGCGCTTCAAGGTCGGCGTCAATCCCATCTCGGATGCGACGAAGGTCGTCAGCACGGAGGACCTGTTGCAGAACGGCTTCAGCGTCGAGTTCTGGGACGGTGCACGTCTGGTGGAACGTTTTCCCGTCGTCGGCCGTTTCGATGGGGTCACCGCCAGCAAGCTGCTCTTCGACGGCGGGTTGGTGCTACGTCTGCAGGGTCACATCTTCTATTCGATGACGATCAAGCTCGAGCACCATGTCACGGGTGACTGACGTGATGTGCGAGCTCGAGGCCCGCCCTCAGCTGCTTGCGTAGCGTTCCAACGCCTTGCGCAACTGCGCGCTGCGCACCGGCTTGTGCAGCACGGTGATTCCCCTCTGGTACGCGTCTACCAGCTCCGCGGGCGCAGTGTCTCCAGTCACGATGATCGCCGGAACGTGCAGCGCGTGGGAGGTGCGGAAGTCCTCGACCCAGGCGATTCCATTGCGTGGTCCCGGCAAGCGCAAATCCACCACCACGACGTCGGGGACCCCTGCGCTCGTCAGTGCGCGAAACGCCTCGTCGGGGTCATCAAAAGCGATGGGTGCGGCGCCCCAGCTACGGAGCAGCGCGACGCTGGCTTCGAGCACGCTTCGGTCGTCGTCGATGATGGCGATGCGCAAGTCGTTCAGCGCCGCGGGCCGAGCTTGCGCCGGTTCGGCGGCAGGTGCGCGCTCAGTTCGTGGAACCCGCAGCGCAAAACAGGAGCCGCTACCTGGTTGCGACGCCAGCAGCACTTCGTGCTGGAGCAAGCGCGCCAGCCGCTCCACGATGGCCAGTCCAAGCCCCAAACCCTGCTCACGATCCCGCGCTGGGTTTGCGAGCTGATGGAACTCTCGGAAGATCTCGCGCTGATGCTCTGCCGCGATGCCCGGCCCCGTATCCCACACGCTCAGCAGTACCTCGCCTCCCCGCCGCCGGCACCCGAGCAAGATGCTGCCAGAGTCGGTGTAGCGCACGGCGTTGGCTACGAAGTTGCGGATGATCGTCGTGACCAACTCCGGGTCGCTTTGCAGCCAAGCCCCGCAGGGCGCGACGCGCAAGCTCAGGCCTTTTGCTTCTGCTGCTCCCGCCCACTCGCGCTCGATGGTGTCGAGCACGCTCTGGGCGCTGAACGCCCGGCGCGCCGGCTGGAGTACACCCGCTTCCGCACGTGACAAGTCCAGCAGGGAGTCGAGCAGCGAACCCAGAGCGTCCGTCGCGGCGTCCAGCTTGGGCAGCAACCTTTCCCGTTCCGAATCGCTCTGGCAGCCTTGCAGCGCGCTGACGAACAAGCGCACGGCATGTAGCGGCTGACGCAGATCGTGGCTAGCGGCCGCCAAGAACTTGGTCTTGGCCAGATTCGCGTGGTCGGCCAGTTCCTTACCTCGGCGAGCCTCCTCCAAGAGCCGTGCGTTTTCGAAGCGCGCTGCGACAGTTTCGCGCATCATGCCGTGCACGCGCCGAACGAGCACTACTCCGGCCACGACGAAGAGGACGTTGGTCGCAGCGTAGATGTGCATCACGGTGGAGCCATCCGCGATGAAGCGGCCAATCACGCCGGCGGCAAAGGGCCCGGCGAAGGCAATCCAGGTGGGAATGTGGGGGGCCAGAGCCATCACCGAGCTGATGAACATTCCGCAGAGCCCCAAGGTGACGATGGTCTGCGTGAGCGTGTGGTTGCTCCAAAGGAATGTCGTCGACGCGCCCCAAACGACGCCGTACGCGGTTGCGTGCCAGGTGAAGTAACGACGCCAGGGCAGCGCCGCGCGTCCCTCCGGCGCTCGCTGCTCGAAGCGTCGAACGAGCCACAATCGCATCGCGCCGATGGCCAGGACGGCGCCTACCCACCACAAGGGCACCAGCGCGCGCGTGGTCGCCAGTACGCAGGCACCCAACAGCACCGCCTCGCCCATGGCCAGCAGAACCATCTTGCTGGCGTTGGCGTAGAGCGTCTTGACCAGCTCCGCGTCGATGCGCACCTGCAGCTCCGAGTCATCTTCGACAACCGACGCCACGGCTGCGGTCGATGCGACGGATTGCGTCACAGGGTACCCACCGCAGCGTCAGCGAATGAGCTTGTGCTCGAGGGCATAGCGTACGAGTTCGCCGTTGGATTCGAGGTTCAGCTTCTGACGGATGCTCTTCAGATGCGTGCTGATCGTGCTCGGCTGTATCCCCAGCTCTCCAGCGATACTCGACTGGCGCACTCCCCGTGCCAGGCGCACCAATACGGCCATCTCGCGTCCAGAGAGCGCGTCGTGGGGTGCTTGATGGGGGTTCATGGTCTCGTCCACCAGCATGGCGCCCAAGGTTCCGGTCACGAACTTTCCTTCGGCGTGCACCGTGCGAATGGCCGTCAACAGATCGCTGACGGGTCTGGACTTCGAAAGGAAGCCATCTGCGCCCACTTTCAGCGCGCGAAGGGCACGCGGCCCTTCCGCGAGTTGGGTGTAGATCAGCACACGCCCACGCGGGTTGGCCTTTTTCGCTGCCGCCACCAGCTCCGCGTCGTCCCAGCCTGAGAGCGACAGATCCAGGACCAGCACGTCCCACCCACCAGGTCGATGTTCTGCGAGCTCGGCTGCGCTACTGCTGAAGCCTACGAAGGCCAGGTCCTGTTGGGCCTGGATCACGGTCGCCACACCTTCTCGAATGACTGGATGGTCGTCCGCGAGAAACACTCGAATGATGGACATCGTGCGCAGTGGCTCCAACGCGGTAGGACGTGACATGCAATCCGAAACGATTCGATACGGCAACCGAAAACGGCCGTACGGATGCCACGCCACCGCATACCGAAACCCTTCGCTTCGACGTGCGAACGAGTTCGACTGACCGTCGAACCCACGCCGCCGCCGCCAGCGCAACTTGCTGAATTCCTTGGAGTCAGCCGAAAACCTGGCGATGGGCTACACTGGACGCATCGTGCGACTCCTCTACCTCGTTTGCGCCAGCGTGCTCCTTTTGGCCTGTGGGGAAAGTGCCAGCTCTGGGAATCCTTCAACGGGTGGTGCCGCGGGCAGCGGTGCGGCGGGAGCCGGCGGCGTGTCCGGTTCCGCGGGAACCGGCGCGTTGGGTGGGGTGAGCGGTGGCGGCGCGTCTGGTGCATCCGGCGCGTCGGGGTCGTCGGGCGCGGGTGGCAGCGCGGGCAGCGCTGGTTCGGGAGGCGCGTGGTCGCTGCCGGCGTGCACTCAGGTGAAGGGTACCTGGGCGGTCCGATTCACGTCGGATGAAGGCATGACCGTGAGCCCGGGCGACGGTGCGTTGGGCGGCGTTGCCTACACCTGGGGACTCGCTGCGTTGGACGAACCAAACGTGATCGTGGCAGAGCACGCCGGCAACGTGCTGCGCTCGACGGACGCTGGGTGCACCTTCGTGAACATCGGCGCGGCTCCGGCGTCCACCACGCGCTTGCACGCTGCGACCGGCGGTCGCGCCTATGGCTATCGCGTCAACGGTAACGAATTCTACGTCGTTCAGGGCACCACGATCACCCCTTTGAAATCTCCCGTGGCGAACGTGATGGGTCTAGGTACGTCCACGAGTGATGGTGCTTGGCTTCGCGTTGCCGACAAGACGGGCCAGCTGTACGAGTCCACCGACGCCGGTGCCAGCTTCAGCAAGATCGGCACGAAGGCACCGAAGGGCTGCTTCTACAGCGTGTCCTTCGACCCAGCGGATCTCGACCACGCCGTGTGCGGCACCATCACGGACGGCACCTTCGTCACCTTCGATGGGGGCAAGAGTTGGACCGCCTCCGAGGGTGACGCACTCTACGCGAACATCTTCTCCCTCGAAGTGTCTCCTGCCGATGGCGCCATCGTTTGGATCGAGGGCTCTCAGCTTGGTTGGCATGAAGGGCAGCAGATCGGGCCAGAAGGCAGACGCATTTGGCGCTCCGCAGACGGCGGCAAGACCTTCACGGTCGTGCTGCAAGCAGAGACGAGCAGCGCGAAGCTGTACAACGGCAATCTCCTCGCGGCTCACCCCACGGATCCCGAAGTGGTGTACTTCACCTTCGGTACTCCGCCGGTCGGTGGCCTCAGCAGTGAGTCCTTCCTGTATCGCTTGGAAGCCAGCGGCAAACTCACCGAGCAACGTCAGGGCGGCATCGACTCCTACGACGCGATTGCGTTCTCCCCCGCGTCCCCCAGCTTGATCTACCTCGGCATCTCGTCTGAACGACCGTGAGTCTTCGAGCGAGACGCGGTTGCCCGGGTCGGCTCGCCGACTGCGCGCAGTCTAAAGCGCACACAGCCCGTTCTTCGTCGGCGAACAGCAGTAGATGAGCCCACTCGTGATACACCACGGGATGCTGATGGGACAGGTGCCGCACTGCGTGTTGCCGCCGCAGCCATTGGAACGCGAACCACACTCGTCCGCGGGGTCACAATTGTTCGTGGGTGTGCAGCAGCTGCCGTTGTAGCAGACGTCCTGGCCGCTACATGCACAGTCCGCTGGGCAAGAGCCACAGCTCTCCGATGGGGAGCAGGTTCCATCTCCGCACCCGACACAGTGTCCAGTGTTGTCGCAGGTCAGGCCGGCCCCGCAGGAGCCACAGCTTCCGCCACAGGCATTGTCCCCGCACTGCTTCCCGCTGCACTGGGGCGTGCAACAAGCGTTGTTGTAGCAGGCACCGCTCGGACACGGACAGTCCACCAGACAGTTCCCGCAGTTCTCGCCGGATTGGCAGCTGCCGTTCCCACACTCGACGTTCTGGACGCAGCTGCCGTTCTGACAGGAGTAGCCCGAGTTGCACGTGCCGCAGCTTCCGCCGCAGCCATCCGTTCCGCAGTTCTTGCCAGCGCACTGTTTGGTGCAGCATGTCCCGGCAGCGGTACAAACCTGGCCCGCGCCGCAACCACAGTCTCCAGCGCAGTTCGCGCAGTTCTCGCCGCTCTGACAGCTGCCATTGCCGCAGACCACGTCCTGCACGCACGCCGCGTTGACGCAAGAGAAGCCCGAGTTGCAGCTGCCGCAGCTTCCGCCGCAGCCGTCCGACCCGCAGCTCTTGCCCGTGCAGTTCTTGGTGCAGCACTGCCCCGAAACGCAACTACTTCCGCTACTGCACCCACAATCCGCGCAGTTGGCGCAGGTTTCACTCGCGCCCGCCTCGCAGGTACCGTTGCCGCACGTGGTCGAGGCCACGCAAGCGCCGCCGCTGCAGATCTGTCCGCTGGAGCACTGGCCGCACACGCCTCCGCAGCCGTCGTCGCCGCACTGGCCCGCTTCGCAGCTGGGGGTGCAGCACGCTCCAGCCACGCATGTTCCTCCCGTGCAGCCGCAGTCGCTCGGGCAGGTCTCGCAGTTCTCGGTGGGGTCGCACTTGTTGTCGCCGCAGCTTGCTTGTGCGGAGCACTTGCCTTGCACGCACAGCGCACCGCTCGGGCACCCCTTGCAATCCAGGGCGAAGCCGCAACCGTCGTTGGTCACGCCACACTCGACACCCAAGTCGGCGCAGGAGCTGGAGACGCAACCGGTGCCGCAGCGGTTCGGACCGCCACCGCCACACAGCTCGCCTCCTTCGCAGCCGCCGCAATCCAGCACGCCGCCGCAGCCGTCGAGCAGCTTGCCGCAGTCTTCGGCGCTGCAGGATGCTGGGACGCAGGCGTCACCGTCACTGCCCGCGTCGCTGGACCCCGCGCTGCCCTTCAGGTCGTCCAACGACGACGTGAGTGAACACGCACCGACGAGCACTGTGCTCAGTGCCAGTAGCAGCAGCACGCGAAAGAGCCGCATTGATGGACATCATGCCATCCATGCCGCATGCGCGCTCGCACTTGTGCTGGTCGCCCTGCCGATGCGCAAGTCTCCGAAAGATCTGATCCTTCGGGCGCGTGGTGGCACCTTCCACCAGGCTGCAGAGGTGCCCCTCAGCCCTGAACGACACGCGTGAGCAGGATCAGCGCGTCGTAGGTAGTGAAGATTCCGGCCACCTTCGAGCCTTCCATCACGATCACCGATCCATATTTGTGCTCGGTCATCTGCTGCAGGACGTCGAGCAACGGCGTACCCGGCGTCGTGGTGTAAGGCACCGCCGTCATGGCTTCTTCGACTTTGGTGTTGTCCGGATTCACGTCGTTGAGTCCCGCCACCAACCCCAGATCGCGGTCGCTGACCAGGCCAACCAGCCGTCCCCCGCGCAACACCGGCAGGTGTCGGATCTGGTGCTCCCGCATGTGGTCCAGAGCAAAAGAGATGGTCTGCTCGGTGCCGACGGTGTGCACCAGGCTCGTCATGTAGTCGCCGACGGTCGCGTTCTTGTCCACGTCGCGCACGCTAGCACCAAGGTGGCGCACGTCCCAGGGGGCATTTGCCAGCGTCAGCCTTGCGCAGCGTCAGAAGGCGCATCCGTTGCGCTGTCACCACCGCCCGAGTCGGCCCCACCGGCATCACTTGCATCACCTGCGTCCCCCGCATCCGTTCCGCCGTCGGTGCACAACGGTGGCAGCGGGGCGCAGATGCACTTGGGCGAACAAACGAGGTCTCCCGGCTTCACGGCGTCGTTCGGGCATCCGAAGCAAAAGAAGACGTTCGCGCAGAATCCAGCGCCGAAGGGCGGGCTCTGGTTGGCGATCTCCGCCTCGGTGACACAGGCACCGAACCCCGTCGCGCTGCCCGCATCGGCGTCGGCCGCGTCGGTCGTTGCATCCAACGTGGCGTCGCTGGATGCATCCAGCGCGCCGCCGGTGCCACCAGACCCGCTCGTGCCGCCCGTTCCAACCTTGCCGCCCGTCGCGGGCAGGCCGCCGGTGGCGAAGCCGCCGATTCCGACCTTGCCGCCGGTCCCCCCGGTGTGATTCTCACCGACTTCGTCCTCTGCGGTCGCGCAGGACGCGAGCCACGCAAAGGCCACAACACTCACCGCCGCAAAACCCCGCACGGCCCGGAACTTACCACGGACACAGCACGCGTGCCGCAGTCTCGACTTCAGCTTCTTCCCCGACGCAGCTGGCGTCGGCCTCGCCGGTGTTTCCGTGGGTCTTGGTCTCAGTTGCCATCGAGATCTGAGCCCGCCAGGACTGCTCGATACCAGTGTCAGTACCCTAGAATCGGATTCACGCTCGTTGCTGGTGGTGGGTCCGCGTAGGGATTGTCGCTCTTCGGTGCGGCTCCGCCGTCGGGATGCGCTACGCGGGCGTCGGGTTGGTCCAGGATGCTGGTTCCGTCGATCGATGCCGA is from Polyangiaceae bacterium and encodes:
- a CDS encoding hybrid sensor histidine kinase/response regulator, encoding MTQSVASTAAVASVVEDDSELQVRIDAELVKTLYANASKMVLLAMGEAVLLGACVLATTRALVPLWWVGAVLAIGAMRLWLVRRFEQRAPEGRAALPWRRYFTWHATAYGVVWGASTTFLWSNHTLTQTIVTLGLCGMFISSVMALAPHIPTWIAFAGPFAAGVIGRFIADGSTVMHIYAATNVLFVVAGVVLVRRVHGMMRETVAARFENARLLEEARRGKELADHANLAKTKFLAAASHDLRQPLHAVRLFVSALQGCQSDSERERLLPKLDAATDALGSLLDSLLDLSRAEAGVLQPARRAFSAQSVLDTIEREWAGAAEAKGLSLRVAPCGAWLQSDPELVTTIIRNFVANAVRYTDSGSILLGCRRRGGEVLLSVWDTGPGIAAEHQREIFREFHQLANPARDREQGLGLGLAIVERLARLLQHEVLLASQPGSGSCFALRVPRTERAPAAEPAQARPAALNDLRIAIIDDDRSVLEASVALLRSWGAAPIAFDDPDEAFRALTSAGVPDVVVVDLRLPGPRNGIAWVEDFRTSHALHVPAIIVTGDTAPAELVDAYQRGITVLHKPVRSAQLRKALERYASS
- a CDS encoding CBS domain-containing protein — its product is MDKNATVGDYMTSLVHTVGTEQTISFALDHMREHQIRHLPVLRGGRLVGLVSDRDLGLVAGLNDVNPDNTKVEEAMTAVPYTTTPGTPLLDVLQQMTEHKYGSVIVMEGSKVAGIFTTYDALILLTRVVQG
- a CDS encoding response regulator transcription factor: MSIIRVFLADDHPVIREGVATVIQAQQDLAFVGFSSSAAELAEHRPGGWDVLVLDLSLSGWDDAELVAAAKKANPRGRVLIYTQLAEGPRALRALKVGADGFLSKSRPVSDLLTAIRTVHAEGKFVTGTLGAMLVDETMNPHQAPHDALSGREMAVLVRLARGVRQSSIAGELGIQPSTISTHLKSIRQKLNLESNGELVRYALEHKLIR
- a CDS encoding sialidase family protein codes for the protein MRLLYLVCASVLLLACGESASSGNPSTGGAAGSGAAGAGGVSGSAGTGALGGVSGGGASGASGASGSSGAGGSAGSAGSGGAWSLPACTQVKGTWAVRFTSDEGMTVSPGDGALGGVAYTWGLAALDEPNVIVAEHAGNVLRSTDAGCTFVNIGAAPASTTRLHAATGGRAYGYRVNGNEFYVVQGTTITPLKSPVANVMGLGTSTSDGAWLRVADKTGQLYESTDAGASFSKIGTKAPKGCFYSVSFDPADLDHAVCGTITDGTFVTFDGGKSWTASEGDALYANIFSLEVSPADGAIVWIEGSQLGWHEGQQIGPEGRRIWRSADGGKTFTVVLQAETSSAKLYNGNLLAAHPTDPEVVYFTFGTPPVGGLSSESFLYRLEASGKLTEQRQGGIDSYDAIAFSPASPSLIYLGISSERP